The following coding sequences are from one uncultured Desulfobacter sp. window:
- a CDS encoding IS66 family transposase produces MDIKQDELDALLERVRSNELQDGDYELIKALVETVAYLNTLSNEKAASIKRLLKMVFGDKTEKKKTSNPQNRPKRKKKKKGHGKNGANAYKGAKKIKICHQSLKSGNDCPACEKGKLYGEKPPAKIVRITGGAPFQATVYELQRLRCNLCGQIFTAQAPDNVGKEKYDAKSGAMLALLKYGSGVPLYRLGKLQASLGMPLPPSTQWEIIESVADKIHPVYTELVRQAAQGKVLYNDDTTMKILSLIKETDKAAKRKGMFTSGILSECDVGKIALFFTGHNHAGENLSRVLKERGSREDRPIQMCDALSRNLPKGFESILCNCLVHGRRNFVDVMDDFPEECDHVIDTVAKIYEHDHKVREQGLDDAQRLQYHQTHSGPLMRALKVWLEDKFENKEVEPNSSLGKAISYMLNHWQELTRFLEIPGAPLDNNLCEQLLKKSILHRKNSLFYKTEHGAYIGDLFMSLIHTCNLQNINPFEYLTALQKHSSEIFQNPSDWLPWSFENTIAKKSGETADNL; encoded by the coding sequence ATGGACATAAAGCAGGACGAACTTGACGCGCTCCTTGAGCGGGTAAGATCAAATGAACTGCAGGACGGCGATTATGAGTTGATCAAAGCATTGGTTGAAACCGTTGCTTATTTGAATACGTTGTCCAATGAAAAAGCAGCATCCATTAAACGGTTATTAAAAATGGTATTCGGCGATAAGACCGAAAAGAAGAAAACGTCGAATCCGCAGAACCGGCCGAAACGAAAAAAGAAGAAAAAAGGTCACGGCAAAAATGGTGCAAACGCCTATAAAGGTGCCAAGAAGATCAAGATCTGTCATCAAAGCCTTAAGTCAGGTAATGATTGCCCTGCCTGTGAAAAAGGTAAATTGTATGGTGAAAAACCACCTGCCAAGATCGTCCGGATAACAGGCGGTGCTCCCTTCCAGGCGACAGTATATGAACTGCAGAGATTGCGGTGTAACCTTTGTGGGCAGATTTTTACTGCCCAGGCGCCCGACAATGTGGGCAAAGAAAAATATGATGCCAAATCCGGTGCCATGCTGGCCCTTCTAAAATATGGCAGCGGAGTCCCTTTATACCGCTTGGGCAAACTTCAGGCTAGCCTGGGGATGCCGCTGCCCCCATCGACCCAATGGGAAATCATCGAAAGCGTAGCAGACAAGATTCATCCGGTATATACAGAGTTAGTCCGTCAGGCTGCACAAGGCAAGGTGTTGTACAATGACGACACGACAATGAAAATTTTATCCTTGATAAAAGAAACAGACAAGGCAGCCAAGCGAAAAGGGATGTTCACTTCCGGAATCCTGTCAGAATGTGACGTAGGAAAGATTGCCCTGTTTTTTACCGGCCACAATCATGCTGGAGAAAATTTATCCAGGGTTCTGAAAGAACGGGGATCCAGAGAAGATCGGCCAATACAGATGTGTGATGCTCTGTCCAGGAATCTGCCAAAAGGTTTTGAATCGATATTATGCAATTGTCTCGTGCATGGACGCCGTAACTTTGTCGACGTCATGGACGATTTCCCTGAGGAGTGTGACCATGTAATTGATACAGTGGCTAAAATTTATGAGCACGATCATAAGGTAAGGGAGCAAGGCCTGGACGATGCTCAACGCCTTCAATATCATCAAACCCACAGCGGTCCACTGATGCGGGCGCTTAAAGTATGGCTGGAAGACAAGTTTGAAAACAAAGAAGTAGAACCCAACTCCAGTCTGGGCAAGGCCATATCATATATGTTGAATCACTGGCAGGAATTGACCCGTTTCCTGGAGATCCCTGGAGCACCGCTGGATAATAATCTTTGCGAACAATTGCTGAAAAAGTCGATTCTGCACCGAAAAAATTCATTATTTTATAAAACCGAACACGGTGCCTATATTGGCGACCTGTTCATGAGCCTGATACATACCTGCAACCTGCAAAATATAAATCCCTTTGAATACCTGACCGCACTACAGAAGCACTCTTCCGAGATCTTCCAAAACCCTTCTGACTGGTTGCCGTGGTCATTTGAAAACACAATCGCTAAAAAATCAGGGGAAACAGCTGATAATCTGTAA
- the tnpB gene encoding IS66 family insertion sequence element accessory protein TnpB (TnpB, as the term is used for proteins encoded by IS66 family insertion elements, is considered an accessory protein, since TnpC, encoded by a neighboring gene, is a DDE family transposase.) translates to MIQITPQMRIMLAVTPADFRKGIDGLAAVCRRVLKQNPFSGYVFVFRNKPGTALKILIYDGQGFWLCQKRLSKGRFKWWPKKGGDEIHPLAAHELQMLIWNGNPQKNNVLLWKKI, encoded by the coding sequence ATGATCCAAATCACACCGCAAATGCGGATAATGCTGGCGGTAACTCCTGCTGATTTTCGAAAGGGGATCGACGGCCTGGCAGCTGTTTGTCGCAGGGTGTTAAAACAAAATCCTTTTTCCGGATATGTTTTTGTTTTCAGAAACAAACCGGGGACTGCCCTGAAGATACTAATATATGATGGCCAGGGCTTCTGGCTTTGTCAAAAAAGATTGAGCAAGGGGCGTTTTAAATGGTGGCCTAAAAAGGGAGGAGATGAAATTCACCCATTGGCTGCACATGAATTACAGATGTTGATATGGAACGGAAATCCTCAAAAAAATAATGTACTTTTGTGGAAAAAAATCTAG
- the nadA gene encoding quinolinate synthase NadA — protein MGESLADQFIIGTETGLLHPLSKAYPEKTFFPASDQLTCADMEKTQLQDIWDCLENMSGRVVVEEEIRTKAMNAVKAMINTK, from the coding sequence ATGGGTGAAAGCTTGGCCGACCAGTTTATCATCGGCACGGAAACCGGATTGCTGCATCCCCTTTCAAAAGCATACCCGGAAAAGACCTTTTTCCCCGCATCTGATCAACTGACATGTGCAGACATGGAGAAAACGCAATTGCAGGACATTTGGGACTGCCTTGAAAATATGTCAGGAAGGGTGGTGGTTGAAGAAGAGATCCGCACCAAAGCCATGAATGCCGTTAAAGCAATGATTAATACCAAATAG
- a CDS encoding SagB/ThcOx family dehydrogenase encodes MDELAYLLWCTQGVRGKRFQCHAYRNVPSAGCRHAFETYLAVFNVENIEPGVYRYLPLSHQLVFEFKDDLLSEKMIIASLNQSYPGKSAVTFIWSVIPYRMEWRYGLAAHKVIALDAGHVCQNLYLACEAIDAGTCAIAAYDQEELDELLGIDGEEEFSIYLAPVGKVKKT; translated from the coding sequence TTGGACGAACTGGCCTATCTGCTTTGGTGCACCCAGGGTGTCAGAGGGAAAAGATTTCAGTGCCATGCATACCGAAATGTACCTTCTGCCGGTTGCCGCCATGCGTTTGAAACTTATCTTGCCGTTTTTAATGTGGAGAATATTGAGCCGGGCGTTTACAGATATTTACCTCTTTCCCATCAACTCGTCTTTGAATTTAAGGATGATTTGCTGTCGGAAAAAATGATCATTGCTTCCCTTAACCAGTCTTATCCTGGGAAATCCGCCGTTACCTTTATCTGGTCTGTCATACCGTATAGAATGGAATGGCGTTATGGATTGGCCGCTCATAAGGTTATCGCCCTGGATGCCGGCCATGTGTGCCAGAATTTATACCTTGCCTGTGAAGCGATTGATGCCGGAACCTGTGCGATTGCAGCTTATGACCAGGAAGAACTGGATGAATTGCTTGGTATAGATGGGGAAGAGGAATTTTCAATCTACCTTGCCCCTGTGGGCAAGGTTAAAAAAACTTAG
- a CDS encoding metallophosphoesterase yields the protein MKKTMDRRQFLKYTGAGLAGLGLSTLNVPFFRLGKASAALSSDAWCFGVMSDTQWKSDSESTGGENTCATGIIDALNQQFIDHNCKFVIQVGDLVDKDRYTDSSDGSHNLATHAAHREILYNNGIGFFPQRGNHEASQAAANEFVALWPQTQGSGPNVNGATNFVQSDIEALQGLSYSFDYENVRCVMIDQFVRKDGSNYDGTSSYYNNMVDQVAWVDNMVSSRPSDYHAFVLSHKNLIGGNHKDNLFGSGLTSNADSRDAFLQSLATNNAGCYISGHDHMHHRSLVSDSTGSYKVQQLITSSNSYKFYTPKDGDDGRETMLQEELYTIGYYIFTVEGPRVTIDFYSSSTGQDYGSVSLRSYTEQPFYLRERFGYSLNGGRYEVGRGESYAGIADSYNNTTAEILGGTNTNNETDYVGRSLTKTVNTGWADGALVDDAASDIFTLWGLADNLSLSGSASTPLPDADESRITDTYALSISYNPRKIRVSQLMRGGFCIAARNENDVWVNAVDLNDGGSKTFKRGPWKSTYELGTYGVDPGTKTVWAVLNHESDFVAKRI from the coding sequence ATGAAAAAGACCATGGACAGAAGACAGTTTTTAAAATACACCGGTGCGGGATTGGCAGGTCTTGGTCTGTCCACCCTTAATGTGCCTTTTTTCCGTTTGGGAAAAGCATCTGCGGCCCTTTCAAGTGACGCCTGGTGTTTTGGTGTTATGTCAGACACCCAGTGGAAAAGCGATTCCGAATCAACCGGAGGTGAAAATACCTGTGCCACCGGCATCATTGATGCCCTGAACCAGCAGTTTATTGATCATAACTGCAAGTTCGTCATTCAGGTCGGGGATTTGGTTGACAAGGACAGATATACTGATTCCAGCGACGGTTCCCACAATCTGGCAACCCATGCCGCACACCGTGAAATCCTTTATAACAACGGCATTGGATTTTTTCCACAGCGCGGCAATCATGAAGCCAGCCAGGCTGCAGCAAATGAATTTGTAGCGCTGTGGCCCCAGACCCAGGGTTCAGGACCCAATGTGAACGGTGCCACCAATTTCGTGCAGTCTGATATTGAAGCGCTTCAGGGTTTAAGCTATTCTTTTGACTATGAAAATGTCCGCTGTGTCATGATTGACCAGTTCGTTCGCAAGGACGGCAGCAACTATGACGGTACTTCAAGCTACTATAACAACATGGTGGATCAGGTGGCGTGGGTGGATAACATGGTCAGCTCAAGACCCAGTGACTACCATGCATTTGTCTTATCTCATAAAAATCTGATCGGCGGTAATCACAAGGACAACCTGTTCGGATCCGGTCTCACCTCCAATGCCGACTCAAGGGATGCTTTTCTCCAAAGCCTGGCGACCAACAACGCAGGTTGCTATATTTCCGGTCATGACCATATGCACCACAGGTCTCTGGTTTCCGACTCTACAGGCAGTTACAAAGTTCAGCAGCTCATCACCTCCTCCAACTCCTACAAGTTTTACACACCCAAAGACGGGGATGACGGCCGGGAAACCATGCTCCAGGAGGAGTTGTACACCATCGGATATTACATTTTTACTGTGGAAGGCCCCCGGGTCACTATTGATTTTTACAGCTCAAGCACGGGTCAAGATTACGGATCCGTCAGCCTGAGAAGTTACACCGAGCAACCCTTTTACCTCAGAGAACGTTTCGGCTACAGCCTGAACGGAGGGCGATATGAAGTGGGTCGGGGTGAAAGTTACGCCGGTATTGCTGACAGTTATAACAATACGACCGCCGAGATTCTGGGTGGCACTAATACGAACAATGAAACTGATTATGTCGGCCGCTCCCTGACCAAAACAGTAAACACCGGCTGGGCCGACGGTGCTCTGGTAGACGATGCCGCCTCTGATATTTTCACCCTGTGGGGGCTTGCGGACAACCTGAGTCTGTCTGGTTCCGCATCCACCCCCCTGCCTGACGCAGATGAAAGCCGGATCACGGATACCTATGCCCTTTCCATCTCATATAACCCCAGAAAGATTCGTGTATCCCAACTGATGAGGGGCGGCTTCTGCATTGCAGCCAGAAATGAAAACGATGTTTGGGTCAACGCTGTGGATCTTAACGACGGCGGTTCCAAAACCTTCAAAAGAGGCCCCTGGAAATCTACGTATGAACTGGGAACCTATGGGGTGGATCCCGGCACAAAAACTGTCTGGGCTGTATTGAATCATGAAAGTGATTTTGTGGCCAAACGAATTTAA
- a CDS encoding PEP-CTERM sorting domain-containing protein gives MKKIIIAMGVLLVFASLTPFANALEIITFDTFSNGASYTEDGFTLTADDGSEFWAIAPEDASDGYYYTGSVALVNELSTTTTLVADGSFFNLISIDLAEAFSQEAIYEASISFIATYADGSTYSVDLTTDGSEGLQTFDFGSEMTNLASVSFGNGQSFQFDNIVVNTVPVPSSLLLLAAGMGVLAGTKRKRA, from the coding sequence ATGAAAAAAATTATTATAGCGATGGGCGTGCTTTTAGTTTTTGCTTCCCTGACTCCTTTTGCAAATGCTTTGGAAATCATAACCTTTGACACGTTTTCCAATGGTGCCAGCTATACCGAAGACGGATTTACCCTGACTGCCGACGATGGCAGCGAATTTTGGGCCATTGCTCCAGAGGATGCCTCGGATGGTTACTATTACACCGGTTCCGTGGCTTTGGTAAACGAACTTTCTACGACCACAACACTTGTTGCCGACGGTTCCTTTTTTAACCTGATCTCCATTGATCTGGCCGAGGCTTTTTCGCAAGAGGCAATCTATGAGGCAAGCATCTCCTTTATTGCAACTTATGCCGATGGATCCACCTACAGCGTTGATTTGACAACTGATGGCAGTGAAGGCCTGCAAACCTTTGACTTTGGAAGCGAGATGACAAACCTGGCATCTGTATCCTTTGGTAATGGCCAATCTTTTCAGTTTGACAATATTGTTGTCAACACGGTACCTGTTCCCTCTTCCCTGCTGCTGCTGGCGGCCGGGATGGGTGTCTTGGCCGGTACCAAAAGAAAACGTGCCTAA
- the tatA gene encoding twin-arginine translocase TatA/TatE family subunit, whose amino-acid sequence MLGGIGIPELSIILVIILVIFGAGKLPEIGGGMGKAIRNFKKSVHEEKDPLKVEHH is encoded by the coding sequence ATGTTAGGAGGAATTGGTATCCCGGAGCTGTCCATTATTCTGGTCATTATCCTGGTTATTTTTGGTGCGGGTAAGCTGCCCGAGATCGGCGGTGGAATGGGTAAAGCCATCCGTAATTTTAAAAAATCGGTCCATGAAGAAAAAGATCCGCTGAAAGTGGAACATCATTAG
- a CDS encoding PAS domain S-box protein yields MIEKPTYKELEKRIQELENIESENKHFREALQEKESLFRRLYEKAPLGYQSLDENGHFIVVNQTWLDTLGYTNEDVIGKSFSDFLHPDWRDHFKENFPRFKSIGEVLGVEFEMVKKNGDLILVSFTGKISRDKIGNFQQTHCIFHDITAQKQAEDKLKRIEWMLSRKPFSEFGSKIEKYNSGYDDLTELNRDGIILKSIGRERLKGFADDYLELIGTSSAIYELNGDYAFGIFASGWCQMMDRASRKLCDTGDNVKALKSGRWLCHESCWTDCSQKAIEKREPVDIACNGGIRLYAVPIFAGKNVIGSINFGYGDPPKDPQKLNILADLYHLKYDDLFRGAKTYDSRPPYIIEMAKKRLKTTAKLIGSMVESTQAMEALRENENQISSIFRSAPVGIGSVVNRVLNKVNDRLCEMTGYSESELIGQSARKLYPSDKDFEFVGQEKYAQIADHGTGTVETRWRKKDGTIMDVLLSSTPVDLQDQSKGVTFTSLDITDRKQAEKELNHAHEKILTILESIDATVYVADMDTSEILFMNKRMINDFGGDKTGDICYSAFRNNSEPCECCTNKQLVDEDGNPTGVRVWDDKNPVTGRYYINYDRAIEWTDGRVVRMQIATDITDLKKMESQLLQAHKMESVGRLAGGVAHDFNNMLNIILGNTEMAIEDIAPDDPVHGNLGEILSAAKRSADITRQLLAFSRKQTIAPKVLNLNDTIESMFRMLRRLIGEDIDLVWRPGANIRQVRMDPSQIDQILANLCVNARDAIADVGKITIETGNTTFDSAYCETHQGFNTGDFVLLAVSDDGCGMDKDTMKNMFEPFYTTKGVGKGTGLGLATVYGIVKQNEGFINVYSEPDQGTTFRIYLPQYRADTKTPEKKTADKIDMDGNETILLVEDEPSILRMTRMMLERSGYKILAASTPGEAVSIAREHTDKIHLLMTDVVMPEMNGRNLAKKILSLHPNLKRLFMSGYTANVIAHHGILDEGVNFIQKPFSKQDLAIKIREVLDQD; encoded by the coding sequence ATGATAGAAAAACCCACATATAAAGAATTAGAAAAACGGATTCAGGAATTAGAAAACATTGAGTCGGAGAACAAACATTTCAGAGAAGCGTTACAGGAAAAAGAAAGTTTGTTTAGACGATTATATGAAAAAGCGCCCTTGGGTTACCAATCACTTGATGAAAATGGCCATTTTATTGTTGTCAACCAAACTTGGCTGGATACTCTCGGATATACAAACGAAGATGTGATTGGCAAATCTTTTTCAGATTTCCTGCACCCTGATTGGCGGGATCATTTCAAAGAGAATTTTCCCCGGTTTAAGTCAATCGGAGAAGTTCTGGGCGTTGAGTTTGAAATGGTCAAAAAAAACGGAGATCTAATTCTGGTTTCTTTTACCGGAAAGATAAGCAGGGATAAAATAGGTAACTTTCAGCAGACCCATTGCATTTTTCATGATATCACGGCACAAAAACAAGCCGAAGATAAATTGAAACGAATTGAATGGATGCTGTCCAGAAAGCCTTTTTCTGAATTCGGGTCAAAAATAGAAAAATACAATTCGGGATATGACGATCTGACCGAATTGAATCGTGATGGCATTATCCTGAAATCCATAGGGCGTGAACGACTGAAGGGTTTTGCCGATGACTACCTGGAGTTGATAGGGACTTCTTCCGCGATCTACGAGCTTAACGGCGACTATGCCTTTGGTATTTTTGCTTCGGGCTGGTGCCAAATGATGGACAGAGCTTCGCGTAAACTTTGTGACACCGGTGATAATGTTAAAGCACTTAAATCCGGCCGCTGGCTGTGCCATGAATCTTGTTGGACGGACTGTTCCCAAAAGGCCATTGAAAAGCGTGAGCCGGTGGACATCGCTTGCAATGGTGGCATTCGATTGTACGCCGTGCCCATTTTTGCTGGAAAAAATGTAATTGGATCGATCAACTTCGGATACGGAGATCCGCCGAAAGATCCTCAGAAACTCAATATACTGGCTGATCTCTACCATCTCAAATACGATGATCTTTTCCGTGGAGCCAAGACATATGATTCCCGTCCACCTTATATTATTGAAATGGCCAAAAAACGCCTCAAAACCACAGCCAAACTTATCGGTTCAATGGTTGAGAGTACCCAGGCCATGGAGGCTCTGCGGGAAAATGAAAACCAGATCAGCAGTATTTTCAGGAGTGCTCCCGTCGGCATTGGTTCGGTTGTCAACCGGGTGCTGAACAAAGTCAACGACCGCCTGTGTGAAATGACCGGATATAGTGAAAGCGAACTGATTGGCCAAAGTGCCCGGAAGCTTTATCCCAGCGATAAAGACTTTGAATTCGTGGGTCAAGAAAAATATGCCCAGATAGCTGACCATGGCACAGGAACTGTGGAAACCCGTTGGCGGAAAAAAGATGGCACCATCATGGATGTCCTTCTCAGTTCTACACCTGTGGACCTACAGGACCAGTCAAAAGGGGTCACTTTTACCTCCCTGGACATAACCGATCGAAAACAGGCTGAAAAAGAGTTGAACCATGCCCACGAAAAAATTCTGACCATTCTGGAAAGTATTGACGCAACCGTTTATGTGGCAGATATGGACACCTCTGAAATCCTATTCATGAACAAAAGGATGATAAACGATTTCGGCGGGGATAAAACCGGTGATATTTGCTACAGTGCCTTCAGGAACAACTCAGAACCATGCGAATGTTGTACAAATAAGCAGCTTGTTGACGAAGATGGTAATCCTACTGGAGTCCGTGTCTGGGATGATAAGAACCCTGTCACCGGAAGGTATTATATCAATTACGATCGGGCTATTGAATGGACGGACGGCCGCGTAGTCCGGATGCAGATCGCCACAGATATCACTGATCTAAAAAAAATGGAATCTCAACTTCTCCAGGCCCATAAGATGGAATCGGTAGGCCGTCTGGCCGGAGGAGTAGCTCACGACTTTAACAATATGCTCAACATAATCCTCGGCAATACGGAAATGGCAATTGAGGACATAGCCCCGGACGATCCGGTGCACGGAAATCTTGGAGAGATTTTATCTGCGGCCAAGCGATCTGCTGACATCACCCGGCAACTCCTGGCCTTTTCCAGGAAACAGACCATCGCACCCAAGGTCCTTAATCTCAACGATACCATCGAGAGCATGTTCAGGATGCTTCGGCGCCTGATCGGCGAGGATATCGACTTGGTGTGGAGACCCGGCGCAAATATCCGGCAAGTCAGGATGGACCCGTCACAAATCGATCAGATTCTGGCCAATCTATGCGTCAACGCGCGCGATGCCATTGCGGACGTAGGAAAGATCACTATAGAAACTGGCAACACAACCTTTGATTCCGCCTATTGTGAGACACATCAGGGCTTTAACACTGGTGACTTTGTCCTGCTGGCGGTCAGCGATGATGGTTGCGGCATGGACAAAGACACCATGAAAAATATGTTTGAACCTTTCTATACTACAAAGGGAGTGGGCAAAGGAACTGGTTTGGGTCTGGCCACGGTGTACGGCATCGTTAAACAAAATGAAGGTTTCATAAACGTTTACAGCGAGCCGGACCAGGGTACCACCTTCCGAATTTATCTGCCCCAGTATCGGGCTGACACTAAAACGCCGGAGAAAAAAACAGCAGACAAAATAGACATGGACGGAAATGAAACCATTTTGTTGGTGGAGGATGAACCTTCCATCCTACGAATGACCCGCATGATGCTGGAACGAAGCGGTTACAAAATTCTTGCGGCCAGCACGCCGGGAGAAGCGGTCTCGATTGCCCGTGAACACACTGACAAAATTCACCTACTCATGACTGACGTGGTTATGCCCGAGATGAACGGGCGGAACCTGGCAAAAAAAATCCTGTCCTTACACCCCAATCTCAAACGCCTGTTCATGTCCGGCTACACCGCCAACGTCATTGCCCACCACGGTATTTTGGATGAAGGCGTGAACTTCATACAGAAACCGTTCTCGAAGCAGGATCTGGCAATCAAGATTCGGGAGGTGCTGGATCAGGATTAA